From Paenibacillus sp. PK3_47, the proteins below share one genomic window:
- a CDS encoding helix-turn-helix domain-containing protein encodes MKHVDFHWHKEVEILYVLHGSINMYLDQKLYTLGEDDLIVINSMSVHKIERTHQDNVLLTLQFGPELLDNNAFISCNPGQDAPQLHSLKRNLAQMVWEINKKSPGYQRFAMGRLQMLCGTLLRYFSDGTNPAANEGSRDNDYKRLNSVLTYIDNHYNEKITLQDMADSEHLSLHYFSHFFTDKIGIPFQKYLTLIRLEKAQVQLAESDKTISEIALDCGFANVKLFNKYFKEKYGCTPGSYREASLAPEPHRLSLNRKPKTYEESSSGDYYEMDTMNAIGSLYRYLEAKADGDQTAAVVPAVLIADPIRVEASADQTATGYEKHWNITMTAGRAVEGLREDWRRQLSALKGKIPFRHIRFHGIFNDEMMVYSEYEDGTPVYNWSYVDKLYDFLLEQGVRPFVELSFMPGQLARSKETLFWWRGNISPPADPGKWEALVREFIRHCLNRYGAEEVKQWYFEVWNEPDLAGVCWAGSKEEYFAFYESTVHAIKSVLPELKTGGPAMGYGSLWNDTWAEEFLAYCSRRQVPLDFFSFHIYSEYPKLKSEEDRLTRIMPPSFYKDSIDRLRQKMNAALYDHVELHVTEWNFSLYDRNLLHDTMFMAPFVIYQTMNTLGDVKALAFWSFTDVFEESVVPASPFYGGFGLINRDGLKKPGYYAFELMQKLGDELLIKGDGYAGTRKSDGSMQFLFYHYVHVDQLFASGDWSELSGSTRYDVFEEKGSKAFDFTLNLLPGPYKCTSYQLDREHGSVLDEWIRMGSPDFLTQEEILYLNSRSGPVIRTEIVEKECWHKDIVLPPHGVMLLLFERQF; translated from the coding sequence GTGAAGCATGTTGATTTTCATTGGCATAAGGAAGTGGAGATCCTGTATGTTCTTCATGGCTCCATCAACATGTATCTGGACCAGAAGCTGTATACGCTCGGTGAAGATGATCTCATCGTCATAAATAGCATGTCGGTTCACAAGATTGAGCGGACCCATCAGGATAATGTGCTGCTAACCCTGCAGTTTGGCCCTGAGCTGCTGGACAACAATGCATTTATCTCCTGCAACCCGGGGCAGGACGCCCCGCAGCTGCATAGCCTTAAACGGAATCTGGCGCAGATGGTATGGGAGATCAACAAAAAATCGCCGGGTTATCAAAGGTTCGCTATGGGCAGATTGCAGATGTTATGCGGAACTCTTCTGAGGTATTTTTCAGACGGGACCAATCCGGCAGCCAATGAAGGCAGTAGAGACAACGACTATAAAAGGCTGAACAGTGTCCTTACATATATCGATAACCACTATAATGAGAAAATCACCCTGCAGGATATGGCGGACTCCGAGCATTTAAGCCTGCACTACTTTTCCCATTTCTTTACCGACAAAATCGGAATCCCCTTTCAAAAGTATTTGACGCTTATCCGGCTGGAGAAGGCTCAGGTGCAGCTGGCGGAAAGCGATAAGACCATCTCCGAAATCGCACTGGACTGCGGATTTGCGAACGTGAAGCTGTTTAACAAATACTTCAAAGAGAAGTATGGCTGCACCCCCGGCTCTTACCGGGAAGCTTCGCTTGCACCGGAACCGCACCGGCTCAGCTTGAACCGCAAGCCTAAGACGTATGAGGAATCCTCCAGCGGAGATTATTATGAAATGGACACGATGAATGCCATTGGCTCGCTGTACCGCTATTTGGAGGCCAAAGCGGATGGAGATCAGACTGCGGCTGTTGTGCCGGCTGTTCTCATTGCGGACCCCATACGGGTTGAAGCCAGCGCAGACCAGACAGCAACCGGATATGAGAAGCACTGGAACATCACCATGACAGCGGGCAGAGCCGTAGAAGGATTGCGTGAAGACTGGCGGAGGCAGCTGTCTGCATTAAAAGGGAAAATCCCGTTCCGCCATATCCGGTTTCACGGCATTTTTAACGATGAGATGATGGTGTACAGCGAGTATGAAGACGGCACACCTGTCTATAACTGGTCTTATGTGGACAAGCTGTATGACTTCCTTCTGGAGCAGGGAGTACGGCCGTTCGTCGAACTAAGCTTTATGCCGGGCCAGCTGGCGAGATCCAAAGAAACGTTGTTCTGGTGGAGAGGCAACATCAGTCCTCCGGCAGATCCCGGCAAGTGGGAAGCGCTCGTCCGCGAATTTATCCGCCATTGCCTGAACCGTTACGGGGCGGAAGAAGTGAAGCAGTGGTATTTTGAAGTATGGAACGAACCGGATCTGGCAGGTGTCTGCTGGGCAGGCAGTAAAGAGGAATACTTCGCTTTTTACGAATCCACCGTCCATGCGATCAAATCCGTATTGCCCGAGCTGAAGACAGGAGGGCCTGCCATGGGTTACGGCTCCCTCTGGAACGATACGTGGGCCGAGGAGTTTTTGGCTTACTGCAGCAGGCGGCAAGTGCCTTTGGATTTCTTTTCGTTCCATATTTACTCGGAGTATCCTAAGCTGAAATCGGAAGAAGACCGTCTGACCCGGATTATGCCTCCTTCCTTCTATAAAGACAGCATTGACCGTTTGCGGCAAAAAATGAATGCGGCATTGTATGATCATGTTGAACTGCATGTGACCGAATGGAATTTTTCGCTGTATGACCGGAATTTGCTGCATGATACGATGTTTATGGCACCGTTTGTCATCTACCAGACGATGAACACGCTCGGTGACGTGAAGGCGCTGGCGTTCTGGTCGTTTACCGATGTTTTTGAGGAGAGTGTCGTTCCCGCTTCCCCGTTCTATGGGGGCTTTGGCCTGATCAACCGCGACGGGCTGAAAAAGCCCGGCTATTATGCCTTTGAGCTGATGCAGAAGCTGGGGGACGAGCTGCTTATAAAGGGAGACGGTTACGCAGGAACCCGGAAAAGCGACGGAAGCATGCAATTTCTGTTCTATCACTATGTACATGTGGATCAGCTGTTTGCGAGTGGGGACTGGTCGGAACTCTCCGGCTCCACCCGTTATGATGTTTTTGAGGAAAAAGGCAGCAAAGCCTTTGATTTTACACTAAATCTGCTCCCAGGACCGTATAAGTGCACCAGTTATCAGCTGGACCGCGAGCATGGATCGGTATTGGATGAGTGGATCCGTATGGGATCGCCCGATTTTTTGACACAGGAAGAAATTCTGTATTTAAACAGCAGGAGCGGCCCGGTCATCCGGACAGAGATTGTAGAGAAGGAATGCTGGCACAAAGACATTGTACTCCCGCCCCACGGGGTGATGCTGCTCCTGTTCGAAAGGCAGTTTTAA
- a CDS encoding S-layer homology domain-containing protein: protein MIKKMAAKQILLGVSNTAFAPKQKVSRAELASLITRTLNIQASEPAVFKDVDPAKWYAASIAAAYEAGIVTGRGADSFAPDETVSREEMAVMIYKAYLFQTGQIAAGGQASDFKDRHRISSWAADAVGAAQELGFISGRGNHLFMPHEQVNRAESAQVISLLMEKIEKQEK, encoded by the coding sequence GTGATTAAAAAAATGGCTGCAAAACAAATTCTCCTCGGTGTGAGCAATACGGCATTTGCGCCCAAACAAAAGGTGAGCAGAGCTGAACTTGCCTCATTGATTACCCGTACACTCAATATCCAGGCTTCGGAACCGGCTGTATTTAAGGATGTGGACCCGGCCAAATGGTACGCTGCATCCATTGCCGCAGCCTACGAAGCAGGAATTGTTACCGGAAGAGGCGCGGACAGCTTTGCACCGGATGAAACGGTTAGCCGTGAAGAGATGGCAGTCATGATTTACAAAGCCTATTTGTTTCAAACAGGCCAGATTGCTGCCGGCGGTCAGGCGAGTGACTTTAAGGATCGTCATAGGATCAGCAGCTGGGCGGCAGATGCAGTGGGAGCTGCACAGGAGCTTGGCTTCATCAGCGGCCGCGGAAACCACTTGTTCATGCCGCATGAGCAAGTCAACCGTGCAGAAAGTGCGCAGGTAATTTCACTGTTGATGGAGAAGATAGAGAAACAGGAGAAATAA
- a CDS encoding GH32 C-terminal domain-containing protein translates to MRKDKRNTSWISKLVAGVMVLQLAVPGIQAEAAAAGKVEAGGGSFPLAESELSVTDAVYQVPGRESESSVTDTVYEIVNPGFETGDLTGWTVTRGDSFGPDSVSGESVWWAEQIPYNQDGIYHLNGWKYNEAATGVLRSSTFELGGSGWISFKLGGAKNPDKVYVNIVDADSGEVIARYGNSAFADVGFPDPAQGMRLANMEQYKADLSAHLGKKLYVEIVDNATSDWGLIFADAFLMYHDAEPAGGRIAPDIKPDFRRYQIQNPGFETGDLTGWTVVEGEAFEPGSVSDETVWWAEQIPYQQEGAYHLNGWRKDEAATGVLRSSTFELGGTGWITFRLGGGKHTDQAYVSVSDADTGNLIARYGNSEFNDSGFPDPGQGMRLANMQTYKADLSKYIGKKLYIEIVDHAVSDWGVMFADAFHTFHERVPEEGVIAGNIIPTEIANGSFESGTFGGWTVEGNAFEVTDGAGPGKEGSYYAKSSMEGEGAIISNAFTLQGTGTITFNVIDIDQPEDAYVALYDAGTNELLEKTGDVSANEQISWNMYKYYNKSLYIKIIDSSGQARISIDAFKAKGKGNIFYMNLDEGTGKKALEEVSQLEHDVKYVFNNARYMDSKDPRWTPRGVKGGALLFDGYSNDIEVKAQDTLPVGDALTIEAWVAPRSYEWGDGNKLSAIVNQSDQDKAEGFSLGMYRHGSWSMQVGIGGQWIQVWVEDHPLEKYKWNYVAATFDKNDGVIKLYLNGQEVASQTTPANVPITSSSADLMIGKNNKPVELAGLFSYNMFSGLIDEVKLQNKALTDQEILAEYEHVKALHGGAVPEIPNGDIDEDPAVFDGDQHRPQYHAMPPQNWMNEAHAPIYYNGKYHLFYQHNPQGPFWHQIHWGHWVSDDMVHWENVRPALAPEAGTLDPDGAWSGSAAYDRDGNPVLFYTAGNDSLSPNQRTGLATPADLSDPNLEHWVKHPEPVTEQNGNGIHNEFRDPFVWYDEESDQWIQLVTSGLQDFNSGTALVYVSDDMYSWEYKGPLYVSDRSLYPELGTVWELPVLLPLGKDSMGKQKYIFMINPHEKPEHVAPANDVQRDVEVFYWIGTWDRDNYRFIPDQEAPSKMDVGDGYLTAESGMVTPDGRTVVFSMVQNVRTPQAEYQAGWAHNLALPVSLSLDEDDELRMEPIQELQSLRGTKVADFADKNLQAANQLIRDVKSDMLEIVMEIDPGEARQFGLKVRRSDNGQEETLIYYDKTDGTFNVDRTKSSIDPDVRVDGIQGGYVDLDGENLKLHIFLDRSVIEAFANDKKKLTTRVYVGRYDSLGLQVWADNDVTVKSMEVWEMNALTGEPAAPVDVPYNWDNSVYTDITDLPNHDFATGDLTGWITEGDAFQDVHVTDAKFFWETIYFNPSQKIPGGYHVWGFNEEAGGDSLTGTLQSQNFILGGNGRLNFLVSGGRDMEKLYVALVRASDGKELFKETATNYEEYQRKIWDASAYIGEELYIKIVDQSTGGFGHINVDDFNVPVKVEVPGNPGNPTEPNGPEGPADPGGPATPIEPSEPANPTSPTYTPDPSSPPSKPAVMPVSTPDPAESLNFELAKGERKVLFPVKTGANDGKNALTVKNADVEIEIPAEVLQDLQSLVAGSGLEQAQISFEMDALTPEQSKQLLEQAGSRNHAVITAAGEIYDFKLSIVKADGTALRLEKFSKPVTIRLNADDNSRQDLTGVYYIADDGGVEYIGGTLSNGKWTAQVNHFSTFAVLTFDKTFEDVSASY, encoded by the coding sequence TATCATCTGAACGGCTGGAAGTATAACGAAGCTGCGACAGGTGTGCTGCGGTCCAGCACCTTCGAACTGGGCGGAAGCGGCTGGATCAGCTTTAAGCTGGGCGGAGCCAAAAATCCGGACAAGGTGTATGTAAATATTGTAGATGCGGATTCCGGCGAAGTGATTGCCAGGTACGGCAACAGCGCATTTGCCGATGTGGGCTTCCCGGATCCCGCCCAGGGAATGCGGCTTGCCAATATGGAGCAGTATAAGGCGGATTTATCTGCACATTTAGGCAAGAAGCTGTACGTTGAAATTGTTGATAATGCCACCTCGGACTGGGGGCTGATTTTTGCTGATGCATTCTTGATGTACCATGATGCAGAGCCAGCCGGGGGCAGAATTGCCCCGGATATCAAGCCGGATTTCAGACGTTACCAAATACAAAATCCAGGCTTTGAAACCGGGGATCTCACAGGCTGGACAGTAGTAGAAGGAGAGGCCTTCGAGCCAGGCAGCGTATCTGACGAAACCGTATGGTGGGCGGAACAGATTCCATACCAACAGGAAGGAGCATACCACTTAAACGGCTGGAGAAAAGACGAGGCTGCAACAGGTGTGCTGCGTTCCAGCACTTTTGAGTTAGGAGGAACAGGCTGGATTACCTTCAGACTAGGCGGAGGCAAGCATACAGATCAGGCCTATGTCAGCGTCAGTGATGCCGATACAGGAAATCTGATTGCCAGATACGGCAACAGCGAATTTAACGATTCCGGGTTCCCTGACCCTGGACAAGGGATGCGGCTGGCGAATATGCAAACGTATAAAGCCGACCTCTCCAAATATATAGGCAAAAAACTGTATATAGAGATCGTCGACCACGCGGTTTCGGATTGGGGAGTGATGTTTGCGGATGCTTTCCATACCTTCCATGAGCGGGTACCGGAAGAAGGCGTGATCGCCGGCAACATTATCCCGACGGAAATCGCAAACGGCAGTTTTGAGTCCGGCACTTTCGGAGGCTGGACGGTTGAGGGGAACGCTTTTGAAGTCACTGATGGAGCCGGGCCGGGCAAAGAAGGCAGCTATTATGCCAAGTCCTCCATGGAAGGGGAAGGTGCCATTATCTCCAATGCCTTTACGCTTCAAGGAACCGGGACGATTACCTTCAATGTTATAGACATCGACCAGCCGGAAGATGCCTACGTTGCACTTTATGATGCCGGAACTAACGAACTGCTTGAAAAAACCGGCGATGTTAGTGCGAACGAGCAAATTTCGTGGAATATGTACAAGTATTACAATAAGAGTCTTTATATTAAAATCATCGATTCTTCGGGTCAGGCCAGAATTTCTATTGACGCTTTTAAGGCCAAAGGTAAAGGTAATATCTTTTATATGAATTTGGATGAAGGCACCGGAAAAAAGGCTCTTGAGGAAGTAAGCCAGCTTGAGCATGATGTAAAATATGTATTTAATAATGCCAGATATATGGACTCCAAAGATCCGAGATGGACTCCGCGCGGGGTCAAGGGCGGCGCCCTGCTGTTCGATGGCTACTCCAATGACATTGAAGTCAAAGCACAGGATACCCTTCCTGTAGGCGATGCACTAACTATCGAGGCTTGGGTCGCACCGCGCAGCTATGAATGGGGAGACGGTAACAAGCTGTCGGCGATTGTAAACCAGTCGGATCAGGATAAGGCGGAAGGCTTCTCCCTCGGCATGTACCGGCATGGCTCATGGTCTATGCAGGTTGGGATTGGCGGACAGTGGATTCAGGTATGGGTCGAAGACCATCCGCTTGAAAAATACAAATGGAATTACGTAGCGGCTACGTTCGACAAAAACGATGGAGTCATTAAATTATACCTGAATGGCCAGGAGGTAGCTTCACAGACAACGCCTGCCAACGTACCGATCACCTCTTCTTCTGCCGACCTGATGATCGGCAAAAATAATAAACCCGTAGAGCTTGCAGGCCTGTTCTCTTATAACATGTTCAGCGGACTTATTGATGAAGTGAAACTGCAGAATAAAGCGCTAACGGATCAGGAAATTCTTGCTGAGTATGAGCATGTAAAAGCGCTTCATGGCGGGGCGGTTCCGGAAATTCCAAATGGCGATATTGACGAGGACCCGGCTGTGTTTGACGGTGACCAGCACCGTCCGCAGTATCATGCCATGCCTCCGCAGAACTGGATGAATGAAGCGCATGCGCCGATTTATTATAACGGCAAATACCATTTATTTTATCAGCATAATCCGCAGGGTCCGTTCTGGCATCAAATCCACTGGGGACACTGGGTGAGCGACGATATGGTGCATTGGGAAAATGTACGGCCTGCACTTGCGCCTGAAGCGGGCACGCTTGATCCGGACGGTGCATGGTCAGGCAGCGCGGCGTATGACCGTGACGGAAATCCTGTTCTGTTCTACACCGCAGGCAATGACTCCTTGTCCCCGAACCAGAGAACAGGGCTGGCCACCCCGGCAGACTTGTCGGACCCTAATTTGGAGCATTGGGTAAAGCATCCTGAACCAGTTACAGAGCAGAATGGAAACGGCATTCATAATGAGTTCAGGGATCCTTTTGTATGGTACGACGAAGAGTCAGATCAGTGGATTCAGCTGGTGACTTCCGGTCTCCAGGACTTCAACAGTGGCACAGCCTTGGTGTACGTGTCAGATGATATGTACAGCTGGGAGTATAAAGGGCCTTTATACGTCAGTGACAGAAGCCTGTATCCGGAGCTCGGCACGGTATGGGAACTGCCGGTTCTGCTTCCGTTAGGCAAGGATAGCATGGGCAAGCAAAAGTATATTTTTATGATCAATCCCCATGAAAAGCCGGAGCATGTTGCACCGGCGAATGATGTGCAGAGAGATGTAGAGGTGTTTTACTGGATTGGCACCTGGGACCGGGATAATTACAGATTTATTCCTGACCAGGAGGCACCGTCCAAAATGGATGTGGGCGACGGCTATTTAACCGCAGAGAGCGGGATGGTTACCCCTGACGGAAGAACAGTCGTATTCTCCATGGTACAGAATGTAAGAACGCCGCAGGCGGAGTATCAGGCGGGATGGGCGCATAATCTGGCGCTGCCGGTTTCCCTGAGCCTGGATGAAGATGACGAACTGCGTATGGAGCCGATTCAGGAGCTGCAGAGCCTGCGGGGGACGAAGGTGGCTGATTTTGCAGACAAAAATCTGCAGGCCGCCAATCAGCTGATCCGCGATGTGAAAAGCGACATGCTGGAGATTGTGATGGAAATTGATCCGGGCGAAGCCCGGCAATTTGGTCTTAAGGTGCGGCGCTCCGACAATGGCCAGGAAGAAACATTGATTTACTACGACAAGACAGACGGGACCTTTAATGTCGACCGGACCAAGAGCAGTATTGACCCGGATGTACGTGTCGATGGTATTCAAGGCGGATATGTAGATCTTGACGGAGAAAATCTGAAGCTGCATATTTTCCTGGACCGCTCGGTGATTGAAGCTTTTGCCAATGACAAGAAAAAACTGACCACCCGGGTTTATGTAGGCAGATACGACTCCCTGGGGCTGCAAGTCTGGGCAGACAATGATGTTACGGTCAAGTCGATGGAAGTATGGGAGATGAACGCATTGACAGGTGAACCGGCTGCTCCGGTTGATGTACCTTATAACTGGGACAACTCTGTGTACACTGATATTACAGATCTGCCTAACCATGATTTTGCGACAGGTGATCTGACAGGCTGGATTACGGAAGGTGATGCCTTTCAAGATGTCCATGTGACAGATGCAAAGTTTTTCTGGGAGACAATCTATTTCAATCCGTCGCAAAAAATACCGGGCGGCTATCATGTATGGGGCTTCAATGAGGAGGCCGGCGGTGACAGCTTAACCGGAACGCTGCAATCACAGAATTTCATTCTTGGCGGAAACGGGAGGCTCAACTTCCTGGTCAGCGGCGGGCGTGATATGGAGAAACTGTATGTTGCACTGGTCCGCGCATCGGACGGCAAGGAGCTTTTTAAAGAGACTGCAACCAATTATGAGGAATACCAGCGGAAAATTTGGGATGCTTCAGCGTATATCGGCGAGGAGCTGTACATTAAGATCGTTGACCAATCCACAGGCGGTTTCGGACATATTAACGTCGATGACTTTAATGTACCGGTTAAGGTGGAGGTTCCGGGAAATCCGGGCAACCCGACAGAACCTAACGGACCTGAAGGACCCGCTGACCCCGGAGGTCCGGCCACTCCAATTGAACCAAGTGAACCAGCGAATCCAACGAGTCCAACATATACTCCCGACCCAAGCAGTCCACCGAGTAAGCCGGCGGTAATGCCAGTAAGCACACCAGATCCTGCGGAGAGCCTGAATTTTGAATTGGCTAAGGGGGAGCGGAAGGTGCTGTTTCCGGTGAAAACGGGGGCAAATGACGGCAAGAATGCCTTGACAGTTAAAAATGCAGATGTAGAGATTGAAATTCCTGCAGAGGTATTACAGGATTTGCAGTCACTGGTTGCGGGCAGCGGTCTGGAACAGGCGCAAATATCCTTTGAAATGGATGCATTGACTCCAGAACAGAGCAAACAGCTGCTTGAGCAAGCCGGAAGCAGAAATCATGCAGTTATTACCGCAGCCGGAGAGATTTATGACTTCAAATTGTCTATTGTGAAGGCTGATGGAACAGCGCTTAGGCTTGAGAAATTCTCCAAGCCGGTCACAATCAGGCTGAATGCCGATGACAACTCCCGTCAGGACCTGACCGGCGTCTACTACATTGCCGATGATGGCGGCGTGGAGTATATAGGCGGAACCTTATCAAACGGTAAATGGACTGCACAAGTTAACCACTTCAGTACCTTTGCCGTCCTTACCTTCGACAAAACATTCGAAGATGTCAGCGCATCCTATTGA